Proteins encoded by one window of Acidipropionibacterium virtanenii:
- a CDS encoding ABC transporter substrate-binding protein, with the protein MRFDLTIDRAVGGGLPVLTKGNTMRTRFRSLRCLSACLLAGALVAAGSMGGAGVARASGGDDVAESSASSAPAAKGNVLRIATSGFVDSFNPFTSIYLLPTNSIRYMYESLVANDQKDGSPTKGLADSWKATEGGRTWTYTMQDGLTWSDGKPITSADVKYTFDQMLKNPDLGEANGNLVTNFASVDAPDDKTLVIHLKTPQAPNPGTEIPIVPKHIWEKVKDPAKFANDTNTVVSGPLQLTGYKANQRITFRTNPKYWRGAPKYDGVQYIYYTNSDAQVQALRSGDVDFVTGLSSTQFNALKGAKGITTHSGVGRRYTALSINVGMQTRDGKAFGTGAAALKDVKVRQALRQAIDNKTLVAKVLSGQGTAATSFIPSSFPKWSLPASDPAIVKYDPAAAKKTLEADGWKAGPDGIRVKNGQKLSLRLMADSGEPDEQNASEYLKPWLKAVGVDLKVESTDADTVSAKSIKGDYDLYFSGWSVNPDPDYQLGINTCSNRAQRTDGSGGTSQDGYCSAAYDKLYAQQRSEQDEAGRRAVVKKMLELNYTDTAQIAMWYKNSLEAYRSDRFTGFQLQPASNGIIANQAGYWGFLSIAPVSGSDNDSESHTGLIVGGIVAAVIVIAGVVYLVVRRRRADETE; encoded by the coding sequence ATGCGGTTCGATCTCACCATCGACCGCGCTGTGGGCGGTGGACTCCCGGTTCTGACGAAGGGCAACACGATGCGCACCAGATTCCGTTCCTTACGCTGTCTGTCGGCCTGTCTGCTGGCCGGGGCACTGGTCGCGGCAGGCTCCATGGGCGGGGCGGGGGTGGCGCGGGCCTCCGGCGGCGATGACGTCGCCGAGTCCTCGGCGTCATCCGCGCCGGCGGCCAAGGGCAATGTGCTGCGCATCGCCACCTCCGGATTCGTCGACTCCTTCAACCCCTTCACCTCGATCTACCTGCTGCCCACCAACTCGATCCGTTACATGTACGAGTCCCTGGTGGCCAACGATCAGAAGGACGGCTCCCCGACGAAGGGCCTGGCCGACTCCTGGAAGGCCACCGAGGGCGGCAGGACGTGGACGTACACCATGCAGGACGGCCTGACGTGGTCCGACGGGAAGCCGATCACCTCGGCCGACGTCAAGTACACCTTCGACCAGATGCTCAAGAACCCCGACCTGGGCGAGGCCAACGGCAACCTGGTGACGAACTTCGCCTCGGTCGACGCCCCCGACGACAAGACCCTCGTCATCCACCTCAAGACCCCGCAGGCCCCCAACCCGGGCACCGAGATCCCGATCGTGCCCAAGCACATCTGGGAGAAGGTCAAGGATCCGGCGAAATTCGCCAACGACACGAACACCGTGGTCTCCGGCCCGCTGCAGCTGACCGGCTACAAGGCCAACCAGCGGATCACCTTCAGGACCAACCCCAAGTACTGGCGCGGCGCCCCCAAGTACGACGGCGTCCAGTACATCTACTACACGAACTCCGACGCCCAGGTGCAGGCCCTGCGTTCCGGCGACGTCGACTTCGTCACCGGCCTGTCGTCCACCCAGTTCAACGCCCTCAAGGGGGCCAAGGGCATCACCACCCATTCGGGCGTCGGACGCCGGTACACCGCACTCAGCATCAACGTCGGCATGCAGACCCGCGACGGCAAGGCCTTCGGCACCGGTGCGGCGGCCCTCAAGGACGTGAAGGTCCGCCAGGCCCTGCGCCAGGCCATCGACAACAAGACCTTGGTCGCCAAGGTGCTCTCAGGCCAGGGCACCGCCGCCACCAGCTTCATCCCCTCCTCCTTCCCGAAGTGGTCGCTGCCGGCCTCCGATCCCGCGATCGTGAAGTACGATCCGGCGGCCGCGAAGAAGACCCTGGAGGCCGACGGCTGGAAGGCCGGCCCCGACGGGATCCGCGTCAAGAACGGCCAGAAACTCAGCCTGCGTCTGATGGCCGACTCCGGGGAGCCCGACGAGCAGAACGCCTCGGAGTACCTCAAGCCCTGGCTCAAGGCCGTCGGCGTGGACCTGAAGGTCGAGTCCACCGACGCCGACACCGTCTCCGCGAAGTCGATCAAGGGCGACTACGACCTGTACTTCTCCGGCTGGTCGGTCAACCCCGACCCCGACTACCAGCTCGGCATCAACACCTGCTCCAACCGCGCCCAGCGCACCGACGGCTCCGGCGGCACCTCCCAGGACGGCTACTGCTCGGCCGCCTACGACAAGCTCTACGCACAGCAGCGCTCCGAGCAGGACGAGGCCGGGCGCCGGGCCGTCGTCAAGAAGATGCTGGAGCTCAACTACACCGACACCGCGCAGATCGCCATGTGGTACAAGAACTCCCTGGAGGCCTACCGCTCCGACCGGTTCACCGGATTCCAGCTGCAGCCGGCGTCCAACGGCATCATCGCCAACCAGGCCGGATACTGGGGCTTCCTCAGCATCGCCCCGGTCTCCGGTTCCGACAACGACTCCGAATCCCACACCGGCCTGATCGTCGGCGGGATCGTCGCCGCGGTGATCGTCATCGCCGGCGTCGTCTACCTGGTGGTGCGGCGCCGCAGGGCCGACGAGACGGAGTGA
- a CDS encoding ABC transporter permease: MTTVLPPVSSAIEEADEPQRGVPATRYILSKVGGALISLVLVIILGFFLFKLMPGDPVASMAKERPMTAAQMAQLREQLGLDKPMIEQFWDYLVNVFTLNFGTSYVYKQSVAGLIGAYFWNTILLTGTSAVIAIVLGLWLGQRSAWKRGSWFDRITSGTSLVFWSVPTFWLGLLLLMAFGGTLQWFPTGGMTSPDPPDGTLDRVLDVASHMVLPVITMVAVVYAQYVMVMRASLIEEMSADYLTTARAKGLMEDKVRSRHAVPNALLPTVTLVFMHLGGLIAGAVTVETVFSWPGLGKLTYEAISGPDLPLLQGTFVVFSAIIILMNLLADLVYRQLDPRVRTS, translated from the coding sequence ATGACGACTGTCCTGCCTCCCGTCTCCTCAGCGATCGAGGAGGCGGACGAGCCGCAACGGGGGGTCCCCGCCACCCGCTACATCCTCTCCAAGGTGGGCGGGGCCCTCATCTCCCTGGTCCTGGTGATCATCCTCGGCTTCTTCCTGTTCAAGCTGATGCCCGGCGACCCGGTCGCCTCGATGGCCAAGGAACGCCCCATGACGGCGGCCCAGATGGCCCAGCTGCGCGAGCAGCTGGGCCTCGACAAGCCGATGATCGAGCAGTTCTGGGACTACCTGGTCAACGTCTTCACGCTGAACTTCGGCACCTCTTACGTCTACAAGCAGTCGGTGGCCGGCCTGATAGGCGCCTACTTCTGGAACACCATCCTGCTCACCGGCACCTCGGCCGTCATCGCCATCGTCCTGGGGCTGTGGCTGGGACAGCGGTCGGCCTGGAAGCGCGGCTCCTGGTTCGACCGGATCACCTCGGGCACCTCCCTGGTGTTCTGGTCGGTGCCGACCTTCTGGCTCGGCCTGCTGCTGCTGATGGCCTTCGGCGGCACCCTGCAGTGGTTCCCGACCGGCGGCATGACCAGCCCTGACCCGCCGGACGGCACCCTCGACAGGGTGCTCGACGTCGCCTCCCACATGGTGCTGCCGGTGATCACCATGGTGGCGGTGGTCTACGCCCAGTACGTCATGGTGATGCGCGCCTCCCTCATCGAGGAGATGAGCGCCGACTACCTCACGACGGCCCGGGCCAAGGGTCTGATGGAGGACAAGGTGCGCAGCCGCCACGCGGTGCCCAACGCCCTGCTGCCCACCGTCACCCTGGTCTTCATGCACCTGGGCGGGCTGATCGCCGGCGCCGTGACCGTGGAGACGGTGTTCTCCTGGCCCGGCCTGGGCAAGCTCACCTACGAGGCCATCAGCGGGCCCGACCTGCCGCTGCTGCAGGGCACATTCGTCGTCTTCTCGGCCATCATCATCCTGATGAACCTGCTGGCCGATCTGGTCTACCGACAGCTGGACCCGAGGGTGAGGACGTCATGA
- a CDS encoding ABC transporter permease: MTATTPNDAPAPHTPTVTRSARAMVWARRGAAARDFWSQFRRNPAGMVGLAVLLVIVLLALLAPVLAPERMLDVTQLLDNPRYAPPSAAHPFGTDHQGREIWVRMLWGARVSLIVGFAATAMSMVIGTIIGISAGHFSGWAGGLLMRVVDFFLVLPSLILAIVLAAVLSRGVTTIVIAIGITSWAGTARVVRSQTLSIESRDYVERARVLGAGHWHIIVKHLLPAVMPLVLANTTLTVGSAIISESTLSFLGLGDTTKQSWGTILKNSMDVSAATSGYWWYVLIPGLAILLVVMAFTLVGRAVEGIVNPTLRSR; encoded by the coding sequence ATGACCGCCACCACGCCGAACGACGCCCCCGCCCCTCACACGCCGACCGTCACCCGATCCGCCCGGGCCATGGTCTGGGCGCGGCGGGGCGCCGCGGCCAGGGACTTCTGGTCCCAGTTCCGCCGCAACCCGGCCGGCATGGTCGGGCTGGCGGTGCTGCTGGTGATCGTGCTGCTGGCCCTGCTGGCCCCCGTCCTGGCGCCCGAGCGGATGCTCGACGTCACCCAGCTGCTCGACAACCCCCGCTACGCGCCGCCCTCGGCGGCCCATCCCTTCGGCACCGATCATCAGGGCCGGGAGATCTGGGTCCGGATGCTGTGGGGAGCCCGGGTCTCCCTGATCGTCGGCTTCGCCGCCACCGCCATGTCGATGGTCATCGGCACCATCATCGGGATCTCCGCCGGCCACTTCTCCGGCTGGGCCGGCGGCCTGCTGATGCGCGTCGTGGACTTCTTCCTGGTGCTGCCGTCGCTGATCCTGGCGATCGTGCTGGCCGCGGTGCTCTCGCGCGGGGTCACCACCATCGTCATCGCCATCGGAATCACCTCCTGGGCGGGCACCGCGCGCGTGGTGCGCTCCCAGACCCTGTCCATCGAGTCGCGCGACTACGTGGAGCGGGCCCGGGTGCTGGGAGCCGGGCACTGGCACATCATCGTCAAGCACCTGCTGCCGGCCGTGATGCCGCTCGTGCTGGCCAACACCACCCTGACGGTCGGATCGGCCATCATCTCGGAGTCGACGCTCTCCTTCCTCGGTCTGGGAGACACCACCAAGCAGTCCTGGGGCACCATCCTCAAGAACTCGATGGATGTCTCCGCCGCGACCAGCGGCTACTGGTGGTACGTGCTGATCCCCGGCCTGGCGATCCTGCTCGTGGTGATGGCCTTCACCCTGGTGGGGCGCGCCGTGGAGGGCATCGTCAACCCGACCCTGAGGAGCCGATGA
- a CDS encoding ATP-binding cassette domain-containing protein has translation MPDLIFDDVSITYTTSGRHDRGQVPAVRHVSLELPAGGTLGVAGESGSGKSTLAMSVLRLLPKNAALTGSVRIGETDVADLSFGRLRAVRWAEASIIFQGAMHSLNPVHTVGRQITEALELHVSEKWKTEKARAERVDELLTVVDMPRERASSYPHELSGGQRQRIMIAMALACEPDIIIADEPTTALDVIVQKQILDMINGLVTERGISLMMISHDLSVLATACSRIAVMKDGELVEVGRSHQICLEPREPYTRQLASAFPTIGDPASRMKPVSRHELPPRPPVEERHAMTDEVLLEAKGLNVTYRTGRATVRAVRDVDLEIHAGEILALVGQSGSGKSTLARTVLGLQSADDGSTIAFRGRNLPHKGKELRDFRQEVQMVLQDPSAALNPKLSVYESVAEGLRVQHYQGDERERVAASLRAAELTPPEKFMGAIPQELSGGQRQRVVIAGALAVGPQVLVADEPVASLDASVRGEILALLLSLRERLGLSALVITHDLGLAWNIADTVAVMHRGRIVEHGPTEEVLLRPRDEYTRTLLDAAPSIHDEEVA, from the coding sequence ATGCCCGATCTCATCTTCGATGACGTCTCCATCACCTACACCACCTCGGGCCGCCATGACCGCGGCCAGGTGCCGGCGGTGCGCCACGTGTCCCTGGAACTGCCCGCCGGCGGCACCCTCGGGGTGGCCGGGGAGTCGGGATCCGGGAAGTCCACCCTGGCGATGAGCGTGCTGCGGCTGCTGCCGAAGAATGCCGCGCTGACCGGCTCGGTGCGCATCGGGGAGACCGACGTCGCGGATCTGTCCTTCGGCAGGCTCCGCGCGGTGCGCTGGGCCGAGGCCTCCATCATCTTCCAGGGGGCCATGCACTCGCTGAACCCGGTGCACACCGTCGGACGCCAGATCACCGAGGCCCTCGAACTCCACGTCTCCGAGAAGTGGAAGACCGAGAAGGCCCGGGCCGAGAGGGTCGATGAGCTGCTGACGGTCGTCGACATGCCGCGCGAGAGGGCCTCCTCCTACCCGCACGAGCTGTCGGGGGGCCAGCGCCAGCGCATCATGATCGCGATGGCCCTGGCCTGCGAGCCCGACATCATCATCGCCGACGAGCCCACCACGGCCCTGGACGTCATCGTCCAGAAGCAGATCCTCGACATGATCAACGGGCTGGTCACCGAGCGAGGCATCTCGCTGATGATGATCAGCCACGACCTCTCGGTGCTGGCCACCGCATGCTCGCGGATCGCGGTGATGAAGGACGGCGAGCTGGTCGAGGTGGGGCGCTCCCACCAGATCTGCCTGGAGCCGCGCGAGCCCTACACCCGGCAGCTGGCCTCCGCCTTCCCGACCATCGGGGATCCGGCGTCGCGGATGAAGCCGGTCTCGCGCCACGAGCTCCCGCCGCGCCCTCCGGTCGAGGAGCGTCACGCGATGACCGACGAGGTGCTGCTGGAGGCCAAGGGTCTCAACGTCACCTACCGCACCGGCAGGGCGACGGTGCGTGCGGTCCGCGACGTCGATCTGGAGATCCACGCCGGGGAGATCCTCGCACTGGTGGGGCAGTCCGGATCCGGGAAGTCCACCCTGGCCCGGACGGTGCTGGGCCTTCAGTCCGCCGACGACGGCTCGACCATCGCCTTCCGCGGCAGGAACCTGCCTCACAAGGGCAAGGAACTGAGGGACTTCCGGCAAGAGGTCCAGATGGTGCTCCAGGACCCGTCGGCCGCCCTCAACCCGAAACTCAGCGTCTACGAGTCGGTGGCCGAGGGGCTGCGCGTCCAGCACTACCAGGGCGATGAACGTGAGCGGGTCGCGGCGAGCCTGCGGGCCGCCGAGCTCACCCCGCCCGAGAAATTCATGGGGGCCATTCCCCAGGAGCTGTCGGGCGGCCAGCGTCAGCGCGTCGTGATCGCCGGAGCCCTGGCGGTCGGCCCTCAGGTGCTGGTGGCCGACGAGCCGGTGGCCTCCCTGGACGCCTCGGTGCGCGGCGAGATCCTGGCCCTGCTGCTCTCCCTGCGGGAGCGCCTGGGCCTGTCGGCCCTGGTGATCACCCACGACCTGGGGCTCGCGTGGAACATCGCCGACACGGTGGCCGTGATGCACCGTGGGCGGATCGTGGAGCACGGGCCCACAGAGGAGGTCCTGCTGCGCCCTCGGGATGAGTACACCCGAACGCTTCTCGATGCCGCCCCGAGCATCCATGACGAGGAGGTCGCATGA
- a CDS encoding S66 peptidase family protein, whose translation MTSGSPPVGGSTGGRVVGGCGGVDDAALRAAFLDTAPLAAGDVVHLVGPSSPSTPESVERAVGYLEGYGLRVRTAPHILARNDRIEFLAGTDEQRRDDLVAAWTDPEAAAVICVRGGDGAMRLLDGIDWPAMRRAALRRDGRPKLFTGSSDATAIHEALRFHLGVPTLFCPMVGNDVFRDSEIIREDVGHWLLEPWGGRWAVGPEAEAMAPGRAAGVFRGGNLSRVVGALGAVEAGVVEAGPPPAGSAPEILFLEDIGENISHLDGFMVQLVRSGRLESVDGIVLGSWTDCGDLGPIRAMMADHLSGLGIPVLWQQGFGHHPDALSIPLNVPGVLDLTDPTVELRVARAGEPAAVGTGGS comes from the coding sequence ATGACGTCCGGCTCCCCGCCGGTCGGTGGGAGCACCGGGGGGAGGGTCGTCGGAGGATGCGGCGGGGTGGACGACGCCGCGCTGCGTGCGGCGTTCCTCGACACCGCGCCGCTGGCCGCCGGGGATGTCGTCCACCTGGTGGGGCCCTCCTCGCCCAGCACCCCCGAGAGCGTGGAGCGGGCGGTCGGGTACCTGGAGGGGTACGGCCTGAGGGTGCGGACGGCGCCCCACATCCTGGCCCGCAACGACCGGATCGAGTTCCTGGCCGGCACCGATGAGCAGCGTCGTGACGATCTGGTGGCCGCCTGGACCGATCCCGAGGCCGCCGCGGTGATCTGCGTGCGCGGCGGCGACGGTGCGATGCGGCTGCTGGACGGCATCGACTGGCCGGCAATGCGAAGGGCCGCCCTGCGCCGGGACGGGCGCCCGAAGCTGTTCACCGGATCCAGCGACGCCACCGCGATCCATGAAGCCCTCCGGTTCCACCTGGGAGTGCCGACGCTGTTCTGCCCGATGGTCGGAAACGACGTCTTCCGCGACTCGGAGATCATCCGCGAGGACGTGGGGCACTGGCTACTGGAACCCTGGGGCGGGCGGTGGGCCGTGGGACCGGAGGCCGAGGCGATGGCGCCCGGGAGGGCCGCCGGCGTCTTCCGCGGCGGGAACCTGTCACGGGTCGTGGGTGCCCTCGGCGCGGTGGAGGCCGGGGTGGTGGAGGCCGGTCCGCCACCGGCCGGTTCGGCACCGGAGATCCTCTTCCTGGAGGACATCGGGGAGAACATCTCCCACCTGGACGGGTTCATGGTCCAGCTGGTGCGCAGTGGCCGGTTGGAGAGTGTCGACGGCATCGTGCTGGGATCATGGACCGACTGCGGGGACCTGGGCCCGATCCGGGCCATGATGGCCGACCACCTGTCCGGCCTGGGGATTCCGGTGCTGTGGCAGCAGGGATTCGGCCACCACCCGGATGCTCTGAGCATTCCGCTGAACGTCCCCGGCGTCCTGGATCTCACCGACCCGACCGTGGAGCTGCGGGTCGCTCGGGCCGGCGAGCCGGCGGCTGTGGGAACCGGTGGCTCGTGA
- a CDS encoding Lrp/AsnC family transcriptional regulator, producing the protein MARGEGLDSADRRLLAVLAADGRAKLSALAEATGMSVSTVQARVRRLEDAGVITGYRAVVDPVAVGRPMSAFVEIYAEPEEDEQVPGILEGIEDVTACWSVAGEATHLVTLSVADAQALDHVLSRIRAALRTRTRTTMVLRIHFERSVTTMTPES; encoded by the coding sequence ATGGCCAGGGGGGAGGGGCTCGACTCGGCCGACCGGCGCCTGCTCGCCGTGCTGGCGGCCGACGGGCGGGCGAAGCTGTCTGCGCTGGCCGAGGCCACCGGCATGTCGGTCTCCACCGTGCAGGCCCGGGTACGCAGACTCGAGGACGCCGGCGTCATCACCGGCTACCGGGCTGTGGTGGACCCTGTTGCGGTGGGCCGGCCGATGTCGGCCTTCGTCGAGATCTATGCCGAGCCCGAGGAGGACGAGCAGGTCCCCGGGATCCTCGAGGGGATCGAGGATGTCACCGCGTGCTGGTCGGTGGCCGGGGAGGCCACCCACCTGGTGACGCTCTCAGTGGCCGACGCCCAGGCCCTGGACCACGTCCTCTCCCGAATTCGTGCGGCGCTGCGGACCCGTACCCGCACCACGATGGTGCTGCGCATCCATTTCGAGCGGTCGGTGACCACCATGACGCCCGAGAGTT